The Paenibacillus tianjinensis genome has a window encoding:
- a CDS encoding F0F1 ATP synthase subunit delta — MSRDTVVAKRYAKALYSAAVEKGITLEVEEQLKMVVEVLHLDLEVRRFILAPRISQSDKLNVLRTALQGKVSPTVMNTVELLVERGRTDIFADLLETYIKIEGDALGIGDATVYSTYALSQEEQDSVAAEFSQLTNRKIRVTNLIDKSLLGGLKVVIGDTLYDGSLSGKLARLEKSFNDKHRR; from the coding sequence ATGAGCCGCGATACGGTAGTTGCCAAACGATATGCCAAAGCTCTGTACAGTGCAGCGGTGGAAAAAGGCATTACACTTGAAGTGGAAGAACAGCTTAAAATGGTAGTTGAGGTGCTTCATCTCGACCTGGAAGTGAGACGGTTTATTCTTGCACCGCGGATCTCACAATCCGATAAGCTGAATGTACTGCGTACAGCGCTTCAGGGTAAAGTCTCTCCGACGGTGATGAACACGGTAGAGCTGCTGGTAGAGCGGGGCAGAACCGATATTTTTGCTGATCTGCTGGAAACGTACATCAAAATAGAAGGAGACGCCCTCGGCATTGGAGATGCAACCGTGTACTCCACATATGCCCTGAGTCAAGAAGAGCAGGACAGTGTTGCCGCAGAATTCAGCCAGCTGACGAACCGCAAAATCCGGGTTACGAATCTGATTGATAAAAGCCTGCTGGGCGGATTGAAGGTCGTGATCGGCGATACGCTGTATGACGGCAGTCTTTCCGGTAAGCTTGCACGTCTCGAGAAATCTTTTAACGATAAGCATAGAAGATAG
- the atpF gene encoding F0F1 ATP synthase subunit B, with translation MSFVWESSVLAIIAFGILYFLLNKYAFGPLFSVMEKRRELVLQQMDEASKTREQAVSYVEEQKQALQQARQEAHNIIQQSQATSSNQVDRILEQAKAEANRLKDEAVRDIESEKNKAVEALRSELGTASVRIASKLLEKEVKADGEQEQLVDQYLKEVGGRS, from the coding sequence TTGTCTTTTGTATGGGAATCTTCCGTGTTGGCTATCATTGCCTTCGGGATTTTATACTTTTTGCTGAACAAGTACGCTTTCGGGCCGTTGTTTTCCGTAATGGAAAAACGGCGTGAACTTGTGCTGCAGCAAATGGATGAAGCGTCCAAAACCAGAGAACAGGCTGTTTCTTATGTAGAAGAACAGAAGCAGGCTCTGCAGCAGGCGCGCCAGGAGGCACATAACATCATTCAACAATCGCAGGCTACGAGTAGCAATCAGGTTGACCGTATTCTGGAGCAGGCCAAGGCAGAAGCTAACCGTCTTAAGGACGAGGCTGTCCGCGATATTGAAAGTGAGAAAAACAAGGCAGTGGAAGCACTGCGCAGCGAGCTGGGAACAGCATCGGTTCGAATCGCTTCCAAGCTGCTTGAAAAAGAAGTTAAGGCTGACGGCGAACAGGAACAGCTTGTTGATCAATACCTCAAAGAGGTAGGAGGCCGATCATGA
- the atpE gene encoding F0F1 ATP synthase subunit C, whose protein sequence is MGVMAYLAAAIAVGLGALGAGIGNGLIVSKTVEGIARQPEAKSTLQTTMFIGVALVEALPIIGVVLAFMFYIGA, encoded by the coding sequence ATGGGAGTTATGGCTTATTTGGCAGCTGCAATTGCAGTAGGTTTGGGAGCGCTTGGTGCCGGTATTGGTAACGGTTTGATTGTCAGCAAAACAGTAGAAGGTATCGCCCGTCAACCGGAAGCGAAATCCACTCTTCAGACTACAATGTTCATCGGGGTCGCACTGGTAGAAGCCCTGCCGATCATCGGTGTAGTACTTGCTTTCATGTTCTACATTGGAGCTTAA
- the atpB gene encoding F0F1 ATP synthase subunit A — MHKSPVIMLGGLHIDLSIVLMLLVTCTICLVLGLLATRNLSVENPGKLQNFLEWAVEFVQGLISSTMDLKKGRPFLSLGLALIMFLFVGNLLGLPLGVVTDYHDAEHAKIFGKQIEPVVKELDKLHAAADPASHEEIEVGVAWWKSPTADPAVAMGLAVMIFLLSHILGITRNTKNYFKHYFEPYPFFFPINLIEQVSKLLTHGMRLFGNIFAGEVLISVILKLAALGVGGWIASVLGLIVWQGFSLFIGTIQAFIFVMLTMVYFSQMLETHDEH; from the coding sequence ATGCATAAATCACCAGTTATTATGCTAGGCGGCTTACATATCGACCTTTCTATCGTGCTCATGCTATTAGTGACTTGTACCATTTGTTTAGTACTCGGACTTCTAGCTACGCGCAACTTGTCGGTCGAGAATCCCGGTAAGCTGCAGAATTTCCTGGAGTGGGCGGTTGAATTCGTTCAAGGACTGATTTCCAGCACGATGGATTTGAAGAAGGGCAGACCTTTTCTTTCTTTGGGTCTTGCGCTGATTATGTTCCTGTTTGTAGGTAACTTGCTCGGACTTCCGCTCGGTGTGGTTACGGATTATCATGATGCGGAACACGCCAAGATTTTTGGCAAGCAAATCGAGCCGGTCGTGAAGGAGCTTGATAAGCTTCACGCAGCTGCAGATCCTGCTTCCCATGAAGAAATCGAAGTGGGGGTTGCCTGGTGGAAATCACCGACAGCCGATCCAGCCGTTGCTATGGGGCTTGCGGTAATGATCTTCCTGCTGTCGCACATTCTGGGGATTACCCGCAACACCAAAAATTACTTCAAACACTATTTCGAGCCTTACCCGTTCTTCTTCCCAATCAATCTGATTGAGCAGGTGTCGAAGCTTTTGACACACGGTATGCGTCTATTCGGTAATATCTTTGCCGGAGAAGTACTGATATCGGTTATCCTCAAATTGGCTGCGCTTGGTGTAGGAGGCTGGATTGCTTCAGTGCTCGGCTTGATTGTGTGGCAAGGCTTCAGTTTGTTCATCGGTACTATTCAGGCGTTCATCTTCGTTATGCTGACCATGGTGTATTTCTCGCAAATGCTGGAAACCCACGACGAGCACTAA
- a CDS encoding ATP synthase subunit I: MDDLSRYRKVLALATLCFVVVCVLAAALSPDVRSIALGLALGGAIGCINLTYLGYKVRQVADTMAGEGKRRVSLGFLTRAALSLLGVMVAFKAPQVFNMIAVAGGLLLAPILLIIIGIGFSRRER, translated from the coding sequence ATGGATGATTTGTCCCGGTACCGCAAGGTATTGGCGTTGGCAACACTTTGCTTCGTGGTTGTTTGCGTTCTGGCTGCGGCTTTATCCCCGGATGTCCGGAGTATAGCTTTGGGTTTGGCGCTTGGCGGAGCGATTGGCTGCATCAATCTGACCTACCTCGGCTATAAAGTCCGGCAAGTGGCGGATACCATGGCTGGCGAAGGCAAGAGGCGTGTAAGCCTGGGGTTTCTGACCCGTGCTGCACTGAGTCTCTTAGGTGTAATGGTTGCCTTTAAAGCGCCGCAGGTTTTCAATATGATTGCGGTGGCTGGTGGTTTGCTCTTGGCTCCAATTCTTCTTATTATAATAGGGATTGGGTTTTCGCGTAGAGAAAGATAA
- a CDS encoding AtpZ/AtpI family protein, which yields MKGPEPPSDPQKQTGKALKAMSLVSAVGIDLAAFTLGGYFLGKWLDSKWNSSGIGVALGVVLGVLCGITGIVFIIKAVMEESDG from the coding sequence ATGAAGGGTCCTGAACCCCCCTCAGATCCGCAGAAACAAACGGGAAAAGCACTCAAAGCCATGAGTCTCGTCAGTGCCGTCGGCATTGATTTGGCCGCCTTTACTTTAGGGGGCTATTTCTTGGGGAAATGGCTTGACAGCAAGTGGAACAGCTCCGGAATTGGAGTGGCGCTGGGTGTCGTTTTGGGTGTTCTGTGTGGAATAACAGGTATCGTCTTCATTATTAAAGCTGTCATGGAGGAAAGTGATGGATGA
- the wecB gene encoding non-hydrolyzing UDP-N-acetylglucosamine 2-epimerase: MSKIKVMTIFGVRPEAIKMAPLVLELNRHPEHIESVVCVTAQHRELLDQVLEVFKIVPDYDLDVMKDRQTLNEISIRVLEGLEPVLREAKPDLVLVHGDTLTTFLASYASFLQQIQVGHVEAGLRTWNKLSPYPEEMNRQLTGVLADLHFAPTDWSAGNLRHENKKESSIYITGNTVTDVFQYTVQPDYRHPVLDFAAGKRLILMTAHRRESQGEPHRHIFRAVKRIADEFEDVAIVYPVHPSPAVKEPAHEILGGHPRIKLIDPLDVVDLHNFYPHTHLILTDSGGLQEEAPSFGVPVLVLRDTTERPEGIEAGTLELVGTDEEKVYQRTHALLTDQDLYQSMSRAANPYGDGKASERIVNAILHHFGAVEERPEEFHRMFTK, translated from the coding sequence ATGTCCAAAATTAAAGTGATGACGATTTTCGGAGTGCGCCCTGAGGCGATCAAAATGGCGCCGCTGGTGCTCGAGCTGAACAGACACCCTGAGCATATTGAATCCGTTGTATGCGTAACCGCGCAACACCGTGAATTGCTGGACCAGGTGCTGGAAGTTTTCAAGATCGTTCCCGACTATGATCTGGACGTGATGAAGGACCGCCAGACGCTGAATGAAATCTCGATACGCGTGCTGGAGGGGCTGGAACCTGTACTTCGTGAAGCTAAGCCTGATCTGGTGCTGGTGCACGGGGATACGCTGACGACTTTCCTGGCCAGCTATGCCTCCTTCCTGCAGCAAATTCAGGTAGGACATGTAGAAGCAGGACTTCGGACCTGGAACAAACTTTCCCCATATCCTGAGGAAATGAACCGCCAGCTGACAGGAGTTTTGGCAGATTTGCATTTTGCTCCAACCGATTGGTCAGCCGGCAATTTGAGACACGAGAACAAAAAAGAGTCAAGTATCTATATCACAGGCAACACCGTAACCGATGTGTTTCAATATACCGTACAGCCGGATTACCGGCATCCTGTATTGGATTTTGCAGCAGGAAAAAGACTCATTTTAATGACGGCGCACCGCAGAGAGTCTCAAGGCGAACCGCACCGTCATATTTTCCGTGCTGTCAAAAGAATCGCTGATGAATTTGAAGATGTAGCCATTGTTTATCCCGTGCATCCTAGTCCTGCAGTTAAGGAACCGGCTCATGAGATTCTGGGCGGGCATCCGAGAATTAAGCTGATTGATCCGCTGGATGTTGTTGACCTGCACAATTTTTATCCGCATACCCATCTGATATTGACCGATTCCGGCGGCCTGCAGGAGGAAGCTCCCTCCTTTGGAGTTCCTGTGCTTGTGCTGCGTGATACAACCGAGCGCCCGGAAGGGATCGAGGCCGGAACATTGGAGTTAGTGGGGACGGACGAGGAGAAGGTGTATCAACGGACACATGCTCTGCTGACTGACCAGGATTTGTATCAGTCGATGAGTCGGGCCGCCAACCCGTATGGAGACGGCAAAGCCTCCGAGAGAATTGTCAATGCGATTTTACACCATTTCGGAGCCGTTGAAGAACGTCCGGAGGAATTTCACAGAATGTTCACAAAGTGA
- the upp gene encoding uracil phosphoribosyltransferase, whose product MGKLVICDHPLIQHKLTFIRDVRTNTKEFREHVDEVATLMAYEITRDIPLETITVQTPVAETQSKVISGRMLGLIPILRAGLGMLEGVLKLLPAAKVGHVGLFRDPDTLQPVEYYIKLPTDVQERELIVIDPMLATGGSAIAAITSLKNRGCTQIKMMNLIAAPEGVAAVQAAHPDVDIYVAALDDHLNDHGYIVPGLGDAGDRLYGTK is encoded by the coding sequence ATGGGAAAATTGGTGATTTGCGATCATCCTTTGATTCAGCACAAACTGACATTTATCCGCGATGTGCGGACCAACACGAAAGAGTTCAGAGAACATGTGGATGAAGTGGCTACACTCATGGCCTATGAGATTACACGTGATATTCCGCTGGAGACAATTACTGTACAGACGCCAGTAGCTGAAACACAGAGCAAAGTAATTTCGGGAAGAATGCTGGGGCTGATTCCGATTCTCCGCGCCGGCCTTGGAATGCTTGAAGGGGTTCTAAAATTGCTTCCGGCAGCCAAAGTGGGACATGTCGGCCTGTTCCGTGATCCGGATACGCTGCAGCCGGTAGAATATTACATTAAGCTTCCTACGGATGTGCAGGAGCGTGAGCTGATCGTTATCGATCCGATGCTGGCGACCGGGGGTTCAGCCATTGCGGCAATCACCTCGCTGAAGAACCGCGGATGCACCCAGATTAAGATGATGAACCTGATAGCTGCTCCAGAAGGTGTTGCTGCTGTACAAGCTGCCCACCCTGATGTGGACATTTATGTGGCTGCACTTGATGATCATCTGAACGATCACGGATATATCGTTCCGGGACTTGGGGATGCGGGAGACCGTTTATACGGAACTAAGTAA